The sequence ACCTCGGGATTGTCCCCCAGATTCCGGCCGCAGACGGACACCCGGGCCACCTCCGTGTTGAAGGAGACCCCCTGAGCTCCCACCTCCGCCGCGACCTTCCGGCAAACGACGATGGCGGCGTCCAGGCGTTCCTTTCGCACCAGAAAGCCAATGTCCGTCATGCCGCCTCTCATGTTGTTCTGGACGATCATGGCGGCTCCAACCTGCTGCTCCGCCAGCGCGGAAAAAACCTTCGCGGCCACCCCCGGAACGTCGGGAACACCCAGCAGGACAATACGCGCCGCGGAGTGATCGCTGCGAACGTCCTCCACGACCTTTTCCTTTGCTGATGGAGAATTCAGCACAATCAAATCCTTCATGATTTTTCTGTCCTTTCCTGCATTATCATCATATTTTACTCATTTTACATGGCGATCAGGTAATCCGATTCCTCTTCTGAAGAAGGGCGCCGGACCGTAAACCGGCAGCCTCCGGCGGAGCCCTGCAGGACGAAGAAACGGGAGGTGACGCCGTACTCCGAGAAGGTACGGCACAGGGTGGAGGCCACGGAGCCGGGAGCGCCCCGGACGAGGGCGACGATGGTGGGACCGGAGCCGCTGATGGCCACGCCGAAACATCCCGGCAGCGACCGGACGCGGTCCATAATCACCTCGCCTCCGGGGAAAAGACGGGATCGGTAGGGCTGATGCAGCCGGTCCTCCATTCCCCAGGACAGCAGATCCCACTGTCCCGTGGCCCAGGCGGCGCTGAGAAGCGCGGCTCTTCCAAGGTTGAATACGGCGTCGCCAAAGGGAACTTCACGGGGCAAACTGTTGCGGGCATCGGGGGTCCGAACCTGAACGTCGGGAACAGCGGCGACGACGTGGATGTCTTCCGGCAGCGGAGGAAGTTTGACATGACGCAGATCCATGCCGTCCCAGCAACAGACCGTCATTCCACCCAGGTAGCAGGGCACGACGTTGTCCGGATGTCCTTCAATGACCGTCATCACCCGCAGCAGCTCGGACTCCGGAGCATGACGGCCCGAGATCAGGTTGGCCAGAACGACCCCCGCCACCACCGCCGTGGAGGAACTCCCAAGCCCTCTGCAAAGGGGGATGACGTTGTGACATTCCAGCACAAAGCCTCGCGGTGAAACGTTCCAGATTTCACAGGCCCGAATATAGCTTCGGATCACCATGTTGCTCCGGGCGCTGGTCAGCTCGCTCTCGCTGAACCCCTCGCCCACCACGTCGCAGGAAAACAAGCCGCAGGGCTGGAGCTTCATGACGTTGAACACGTTGTAAAGCGACAGCGCCATGCCCAGGGAATCAAAGCCCGCGCCCAGGTTCGCGCTGGTCGCGGGAACGCGAATGGAAATCAGCGGGCCGTTCATCGCGTCAGACTTCCCGGTTTCAGGACCCGCAGGAGCTCGTCGAGGGTGTCTCCGATCTCCACAGGAGCGGTCACCTGCTTCATTGCCGTATCCGGGTCCTTCAGGCCGTTCCCCGTGAGGACCATGACCACTCGGATGTTTCGGGGAAGCCGGCCGAGTTCCTTCAGTTTTACGAGGCCGGCCAGAGGAGCGCAGGACGCGGGTTCCGCGAACACTCCCCCCTTTGAGGCCAACAGTCGCTGGGCGCTGAGAATTTCGTCGTCCGTGACGGAGTTGAATTCTCCTCCAGAGGCGGAAATCGCTTCTCGGGCAAGATCCGCGCTGACGGGATTGCCTATGCGTATGGCCGTGGCAATCGTTTCAGGGTTCGGGCAGGGCTGTCCCGTGACGAGAGGCGCGGCCCCCGCCGCCTGGAAGCCCATCATGCGCGGCGTTTTCGATATTCTGCCCAGCCGGCGGTATTCCGTATAACCCGCCCAGCAGGCGCTGACATTGCCCGCGTTGCCCACGGGGATGGCGTGCCAGTCCGGCGCGTCCTTCAGGACTTCGCAG comes from Synergistaceae bacterium and encodes:
- a CDS encoding ACT domain-containing protein, which codes for MKDLIVLNSPSAKEKVVEDVRSDHSAARIVLLGVPDVPGVAAKVFSALAEQQVGAAMIVQNNMRGGMTDIGFLVRKERLDAAIVVCRKVAAEVGAQGVSFNTEVARVSVCGRNLGDNPEVPAKMFSALAKAGVNIEMIVSNALDITCVVAEPSASAAVEALQKAFPEDLEV
- the thrB gene encoding homoserine kinase, with the translated sequence MNGPLISIRVPATSANLGAGFDSLGMALSLYNVFNVMKLQPCGLFSCDVVGEGFSESELTSARSNMVIRSYIRACEIWNVSPRGFVLECHNVIPLCRGLGSSSTAVVAGVVLANLISGRHAPESELLRVMTVIEGHPDNVVPCYLGGMTVCCWDGMDLRHVKLPPLPEDIHVVAAVPDVQVRTPDARNSLPREVPFGDAVFNLGRAALLSAAWATGQWDLLSWGMEDRLHQPYRSRLFPGGEVIMDRVRSLPGCFGVAISGSGPTIVALVRGAPGSVASTLCRTFSEYGVTSRFFVLQGSAGGCRFTVRRPSSEEESDYLIAM
- the thrC gene encoding threonine synthase → MGILARYAPLLPLTASTPSVNLEEGNTPLIPLPRVGERLEIELWGKFEGCNPSGSFKDRGMVLAVAKALEAGARALICASTGNTSASAAAYAAAVGLPCYVLLPAGRVALGKLAQALIYGATVIAVRGNFDKALELAREAAEMRGFAIVNSVNPYRLIGQRTGAWEVCEVLKDAPDWHAIPVGNAGNVSACWAGYTEYRRLGRISKTPRMMGFQAAGAAPLVTGQPCPNPETIATAIRIGNPVSADLAREAISASGGEFNSVTDDEILSAQRLLASKGGVFAEPASCAPLAGLVKLKELGRLPRNIRVVMVLTGNGLKDPDTAMKQVTAPVEIGDTLDELLRVLKPGSLTR